The following DNA comes from Macrobrachium rosenbergii isolate ZJJX-2024 chromosome 5, ASM4041242v1, whole genome shotgun sequence.
gatattattttcgttaattatTGATTTCAGTGTTAGGTTTCTAGACATCAATGCATCAGAATCTACAGATTTTGCTGCTGatctgtttttaaataaatgctgtagttaatacgaataaaaaaaatacttcgatTTGGCATCTGAAAGCGGTGTCATTCTCAGAATTCCTCTCCTTCTGCTACCACTCATGATCCTTTTATATAAACAAGGAATTGCCACAGCttagaaggatggaaggaaggaaggaacctTTCTCTTGCTGTAAGAAAATCTGATTTCCAAGTCTCTTCTGCAAAGAGAAAATTTCTGGACCTTTGACAATGGCTTTCTCAGCAACTTCTGTCGGTAAACATTTCCTTCTCTGTTCTGTACCGTTGGTTTTACTAGATAATAACTTATTGACAATGTCAACAGACCATAAACCCAaaagggttccaaagggaaaatcagcctgcacagagaaacacaagttttataagaaggtaataaatgaataaatatgaaggaacagaaaataaaaccgatacacctgaaattcatgaggcgtcagcagcagcagagagcaggaatgaatttgctcctcgcttaaacatttggagatcgaAAGATTCCGTAACTGCACTatgtaaactattccacattttagttgttgccaagataaaactcctagcaaactgggTAGTAATAAACCTGATTCTAGAAAAAGATATACAGTTAGCAAGTTTGCTACGAGAATTAAAAACGAAATGCAAAAatttccctccccccctcaagaaaaaaaataaccacttaGAAGCTTAGTAATGTGAGGATATCCTGCAAAAACGATGAAAGTTTTCCTGAGTAACCTTATTTCCGGATTCTCTTTGTTTACACTACGGCCAAGACCCAACTTTTCctcaaaatatctgaaataatgaTATTACAGTCATTCTATAAAAAGGAACGTTGCTTTGTATTCTTCCCGCACTTTGATTATAAAATCTTAAACCCCTTGTAACATCACGCTTTTAAGATTTATCGTAACGGAGATGAATTTACACTTGGGAATGCTTCACGCTAGGAAGTCGAAGAACCACGCCTCAATTTTACCAGAAGAAAGTCGAATGCGTGAAAGTTCCAACGAAGGGGAACTAAATTTATTGCCAATAGCCACTCTGAACGTTAAAAGAAAGCTCAGATATGTGAGGTACCTGCCCAATGGGCATTGCTCCTCAGCTGGCACTTTTTAAAGGACATGTGCTCTTATTGAAAGATAAAACCACATTGATTTCTTTAGAAATTTCAAGAACTAAACATATATGCGCGTTTGGGTTGAGTATGAGACAATATTTTAACATATGACCTATGTTTTGAAGCTTGTAATGAGAAAATAATCTATATTTTTGAGCTTGTAATGACCAAATAATCTATATTTTGGGCTTGTAACAAAACTATTAAAGATTTTATAGCTGAATAGCAATGAGTTCTCGAATCAGAAGTCACTCTTGTCGAGGGGAAAAAACTCTGCGGGATGAGCACATACGTTTTGggttaccgttttttttttttttttctctctctctctctctctctctctctctctctctctctctctctcctgtagaaGGAATCCTCTTAATCTAATAGGAATTACGAGTCTTTTAATAGGCCTAAATTTATGAGGCCGGCTATTATACAGAATACCTGTTTTGTTCATGTTGCAGTAACCGCATACTTGTGTTTATAGACGACCTACCTCAGCCTACTtgaaacgaaaaaacaaaaagatagtttGAGATCTTGCTACCTATGAGTATCACGATCACTGGTGGTAAAAactgataattatcattatcatcacaatgAACAAGGGCTTCAAATGCACTCAAAATAGTGGCGATATCAAAACTAACTCAAtacaaaatttccataaaaatatttatgctttttacaggaagatgataataataataataataataataataataataataataataataataataataataataataataataataataataataataataataataataataataataatagatttattactgatgaggaacaccgttcaggtgttcgaaagtctttgattttacatagtaatatatttactatactatataattgtggatttttattactcacaataataataataataataataataataataataattattattattattattattattattattattaattattattatattattatcactcaaaggtgaaccctattcatatggaacaagccctccacagggaccattgacttgaaattcaagcttccaaagaatatggtgttgatttgAAAGATTGCTTCATAagccttctactctctctctctctctctctctctctctctctctctctctctctctctctctctctctctctctttctattttttttctcgcGTGATTGAAAgtttaaacaaaaggaaaaaggcaATCCCAGGCTCGTGGGGgaattccttaaaaaaatcaGGGTTCTTTCCGGAGAGCAATCGCAGGTTTCTCAAGACGGAGTTGCCGCAGGGAGTTGAAAAGATAATTCTGTTGCCTTCTTTCACGAAGGACAGTAATTCACCTCTTGAAATCCTCACATTTGCTCTTCGTTCTGTCTCTTTATagagatataaaattatttatttattactttaacgCAAACCTAATTGCATAAATAGTCACTGAGttgttatactgtatttgtatgtatatatacaaatttgcaTTAAACTGATTTGTTattctgtatttgtatgttttatacaAATAGGCATTAAACTGAGCTGTTATGCTGTActtgtatatgtaatacaaatAGTTAAACTGAGCAGTTATACTGTACCTGTATAAGTTATACAAATAGTCTTTACTGAATTGTTATGTTGatttgtatgttatataaataGTCATTAAATTGactttttatactgtatttgctTATGTGATACAAATAGTAATTAAACTGACTTGCATGTGTTATACAAATAGGCATTAAACtgaatcattatttttgtatgggtaaataatcatatttatttagtgACACATCCTTATGTCAAATGTAAACTTATGACGCCATTGTTTTCATTATACGTTTGTTCCAGCAAACGTCCATTACACTGGCCATATACCCCACGTCTtagataataagaatggaaaaaaatatgtatacactcGTCttcaacacaaaataataaaaattgctcATGACACTACTCGACCGgtatgtaaatttaaaatttaaattcagcTTTAGTACGTATCAAATGGCAGTTCCCCTACCTCTCCGTTTCTTTTCCAAAATTGAATATATCTTTCTCAAACGTTTCATATAATTCAGTAACCGATAACTAGTTTCCCGTTAATTACTTTTTGTCTGACTaacaaagtattttattattattattattattattattattattattattattattattattattattattattattattcagaaaatgaaccctattcatatggaacaagcccacaagggccattgacttgacattcaagcttccagagaatatggtgttcattcgaaaaaagtaacaaggattatttttatcaaaaggaTGGATGGGTcaataacaaaatcagaaaaaagaagaaagacaacgctGGGCGGAACATTTGTATCATACCACGAATAAGGGATACAAGGAAGATAATTTGACTGACATAACAAAAGCTGACTAAGACCTGAATTTGCTGACGGATGAATTAATTTCAGACACGGAATCAGTAATAAACTTAAGATGATGGAAAGCATCAGGTTATGATGGAGTCAGTGCTGAGATGGTTTCAGCTGAGACTGAAATGACACTTCGAATGCTAACTAGACTGTTTTACAGAGTGTAGAGGGAAGAACCTAAGCCTGATGATTGGGAACTGGAAGGCATGTCAAAGGTACCGAAAGAAATGGGACTTGCCTGAATATGGTATCTCCAGCCACGTTGGGGggcagtgtcgtcagtgcacctcacgctgtgcattgtaggcattacttgaggttctttgcaacgaccctttggcccctagccgcaacccctttcattccttgtactgtgcctccgttcatattctctttcctccatatGACTTTCCACATTTTCCTAACAGttgtgtcatacatacatacatacatacatatatatgatcatgaagctacaaatatcgcttaatatcaaatccacgctacctcgggaatatccccgatggggaattatcaccgaaggggaatttataagtgataaatggacgggcactgccgagtctcgatcccacgacacacagacgcgcatccagcgaatccagtcgacgctaacccttcggtaacatatatgaaaatatattatttccgaggtagagcgaattggatattaaaggacgtttgtagctttctgactgtatatgaatcacggtgatgtgataaatagtcataatatggctacgtgcgacaaacgcactacacggtcaacatggcagaggtgggtggatatcgtctccaaacgcaaaacacctgagttcgacgggtgagttgatgggagatgatattcacttatacctctcttgtggccgactgcgttagtgcgtccctgtagtcctgattcctcgtccgtcgctggttcgaccccacgggacggtggacttattatcaactaaaaaattcccctttggtaacatatatgaaaatatattatttccgaggtagagcgaattggatattaaaggacgtttgttttttctgattattatgattatatatatatatatatatatatatatatatatatatatatatatatatatatatatacacatatatatatatatatatatatatatatatatatatatatatatatatatatatatatatatatatatatatatatatatatatatatattatatatatatatatattatatatattgttatggaaaCCACTTTATAATTATGCAAGCACAACTTCCAAACTGATTTATAACGTGACTGTAGTatatttcatactgataactaaatgaggaagggcgtgagaaactcagcccctacatCATTtcctctccatgctcccctttttgatACATCTTTTAATCTTTCCTAAGttctggtgactgcttgaaatacctcCTTTCTGATAAAAGGAGAATGGAGACGAAAGCCTGCCAAAACTTGCCAGGAAAGTTGAGTCCCCCATAGAAACTGGTGAACATAGGGATGCCATAGGTCACAGAAAACGATGATCGTGACCCATGTGAGTTGGCTGCCATCTTGAGCTTTAAGGCCAGACAATGACGATTCCAGCGCCCTCTGAGAAGAGCCAGAAAATAATCCTCTGAGGGCATGAAGAGCCAAGCACAGCAGGCTTTGCTCTCAGAACCCTATTCAGTAGCATGCTCCTTACTGAGCAGACCCACATGGCCAATCTTCAGCCCACCTATAGTAACttgtgcattcccattaaactcattcCTCCATTTCTGGTGAAATTCGATGATGCCTCTCTATCGCTCTGTtactgatagctcagtggttagcgtcgactggattcgctggatgcgcatctgtgtgtcgtgggatcgagactcggcagtgcccgtccatttatcacttataaattccccttcggtgataattccccatcggagatattcccgaggtagcgtggatttgatattaagcgatatttgtagcttcatgatcatatataaatcacggtgtgataaaaaaaaatgtcatacatatatatatatatatatatatatatatatatatatatatatatatatatatatatatatatatatatatatatacacctatatataggtgtgtgtgtggttgttatGGCGAATTCCTATAATTATTTTTGCGCAACTAAGGGCAATTTAATATACAGTGGGAAAAGCTTCGTGAAATAGCAAATTTTAGAAGCAGCCGAAAAAGTCCATAAAATGAATCTCCTCATTGTTTAGCTGCAATTAATCCTCTAATAATCAATATCATCAGAAACGTCATCAAATGAATTAATCATATTCTCTTTACATGAAGGATAATATGCCACAGAAATGAATTTGATTTACCTGATGtcattttatcttgaaaattgatgaaatatatttataaaaagaaaataattttaactgtGGAGCAAGTTCATAGGTCTATCAGCGAGACTTCAGAAAACCCCAGTTAGATTTGACTTGACAGAAACGGAGTCAGGAGTCATTGACACCAAAATGATTAAGGATACGGAGACTGCCTTCGACTTCAACGCTTTCTACAAGGACGCCTCGACCAACTGACGTGACGAAGGGGACGGAGAGACGCAAATATCTAATCAGCAACGCCATTCCCTAACGCCACCAGCATCAGGGGCCTCCAGAAACAGCCTTCCCGAAAGTTCCTCTTGAAAGAAAGGCTAGGTGGGCAGAAAGTTGGTCAGCCGTCAGTGGCTTCGACGACAACGATGATAATCGCATTGTTTCTGGGGGTCCTACTACGAGGAGGAAGGTAATGTAATCATCACATGATGGCTACGCGAAGGACACTGGCAAGGACGACGCCGGGAGCGGATAGGAAAAGTTGCTAGCTGCAACCCGAATGTCATGAAGGAgacctgacgagagagagagagagagagagagagagagagagagagagagagagagagagagagtcagccttCCCCCAAGTCCTTTGAGGTAAAGCCTAAACACCGAAACCATAAACCATACATATAGGTTTGCCATTTTACGTTGAGATATTTTGCTTGATCAACCCATCCTCAGAAAATTGGTCGCAATTTCGAGATAGATCTTAAAATTAGTCATTGTTTCTAGATCACAAAATTAGTCATAGTTTCGAGATAGATCTTAAAATTGGTCGCAGTTTCGAGATAGATCTTAAAATTGGTCATTGTTTCTAGATATCAAAATTGGTCATAGTTTCGAGATAGATATTAAAATTGGTCGCAGTTTCCAGTTTCCAAATGGATCTTAAAGTTGGTCATAGTTTCGAGACAAATCTTAAAATTGGTCAAAGTTTCGAGATAGATCTTAAAATTGGTCGAAGTTTCGAAACAGATCTTAAAATTGGTCATAGTTTCGAGATAGATCTTAAAATTGGTTGCAGTTTCGAGATAGGTCTTAAAATTGGTCGCAGTTTCGAGATAGATCTTAAAATTGGTTGCAGTTTCGAGATGGATCTTAAAATTGGTTTCGAGATAGTTTCAGTTTCGAGATAGATCTTAAAATTGGTCGCAGTATCTCTGATCCTAAAATTGGTGATGGATCTTAAAATTGGTCATAGTTTCGAGATAGATCTTAAAATTGATAGATCTTAAAATTAGTCAGTTTTGAGATAGATCTTAAAATTGGTCATAGTTTTGAGATAGATCTTAAAATTGGTCATAGTTTCGAGATATATCTTAAAATTGGTCGCAGTTTCGAGATAGATCTTAAAACTGATCGCAGTTTCGAGATAGATCTTAAAATTGGTCGCAGTATCTAGACTGATCCTAAAATTGGTGATAGATCTTAAAATTGGTCGCAGTTTCGAGATAGATCTTAAATTGGTCGTAGTTTCGAGATAGATCTTAAAATTAGTCACAGTTTCGAGATAGATCTTAAAATTGGTCATAGTTTCGAGATAAATCTTAAAATTAGTTGCAGTTTTGAGATagatcttaaaattaaaattggtCACAGTTTCGAGATAAATCTTAAAATTGGTCGCAGTTTCGAGACAGATCTTAAAATTGGTCGCAGTTTCGAGATCTTAAAATTGGTGGCAGTTTCGAGATAGATCTTAAAATTGGTCGCATTTTCGAGATAGATCTTACAATTGGTCGCAATTTCGAGGTAGACCTTAAAATTGGTCGCAGTCTCGAGATAGATCTTAAAATTGGTCGCAGTTTCGAGATAAATCTTAAAATTGGTCGCAGTTTCGAGATAGATCTTAAAATTGGTCATAGTTTCGAGATAGACCTTAAAATTGGTCGCAGTTTCGAGACAGATCTTAAAATTGGTAGCAGTTTCGAGATAGATCTTAAAATTGGTCGCAGTTTCGAGATAGATCTTAAAATTGGTCGCAGTTTGGAGATAGATCTTAAAATGGGTCGCAGTTTCGAGACAGATCTTAAAATTGGTGGAAGTTTCGAGGTAGATCTTAAAATTGGTCGTAGTTTCGAGATAGATCTTAAAATTGGTCGCAGTTTCGAGATAGATCTTAAAATAGGTTGCAGTTTCGAGATAGATCTTAAAATTGGTCATAGTTTCGAGACAGACCTTAAAATTGGTCGCAGTTTCGAGATAGATCTTAAAATTGGTTGCAGTTTCGAGATAGATCTTAAAATTGGTCACAATTTCGAGAAAGACCTTAAAATTGGTCGCAGTTTCGAGATAGATCTTAAAATTGGTCGCAGTTTCGAGATAGATCTTAAAATTGGTCACAGTTTCGAGATAGATCTTAAAATTGGTCGCAGTTTCGAGATAGATCTTAAAATTGGTCATAGTTTCGAGATAGACCTTAAAATTGGTAGCAGTTTCGAGATAGATCTTAAAATTGGTCGCAGTTTCGAGATAGATCTTCAAATTGGTCGCAGTTTCGAGATAGATCTTAAAATTGGTCGCAGTTTCGAGATAGAACTTAAAATTGGTCGCAGTTTCGAGATTGATCTTAAAATTGGTCATTGTTTCGAGATGGATCTCAACCTATAATTCAAATGACCTCTCGTTAACATGCTCCCAGCTTCAGTGCATTCGACGTGGCATCCCCAAATTCCACGGCGAATCTAAGCAGCGTCGGAGgcattatcatatatttttattcacaacGAGTCTTTATGTGGAAAGAGTGAAAACAATTTATGACAGGGGTGGCTCGCCAAATGATGGCTCGGTGCCCATAAGCGAAGAGGGGTTGTTGGTTGTACATACAAATGTACTGCCTCAAAGACTTTGCTAAGGACAGGTGGCGCAGAAGAAATTATATAACAGCATAGTGATCTTATAGTTCTCCATATCACTATGTTGATATTTGCCTCGATCTCTTCATATTTTGGCAGACCTTTTTATCCAAACCGACGTTTAatcttcattctgttttttttttttttatgatgtcgAATCCTTACGACGTACGACATTATAAGTCTCCATATCACATATTCCTCGcaggaggggtagtgccgtcagctcACCTcaaagcggtgcactgtaggcactacttaaggttttttgcaacatcccttcagcccctacctgcaacccctgttattccttttactatacctccgttcatattctctttcttccaccttactctccaacctctcctaacaattgtttttttagtgcaactgcgaagtttccctcctgttacacttttcaaacctttttaccctcaatCTCCCTTTCGAAGCTCAATGACCTCATcttagatcccagcgcttggcctttggcctaaattctatattccagtccattccaaaatactaattttcaaaaagaTAATATTTGAATTCACCAGTTAATCCAGTGACAAATGAACTCTCATATACAAGAACTGAAAGATAATCCTCACGATATTGTAGAAAGACGAAGGCactttatctaaattttatagtCCAATCCATAATAATAGGTAGACACATGcctcttcttttcatattctgGCAGGCCTCTTTATCCAAACCGACGTGCAGCCTGCAACCtgtcttttttgttattcttcatCTCTCTGATCTCAAGTCCTTATGACGTAGTTCAGTATAAGCTGAAGGTATAACGTATACCGGAGGAGCTGTCATTTGAATACATCACGACTGCAACTGTTATGCTAAGCACGAAACCCTTACGAAACTCGGAGTGGCTAAATCGCCAAAACATATGACAGGCGCCTCTTCCCTTCACCATCCGGCATGAAAAgggccccagagagagagagagagagagagagagagagagagagagagagagagagagatgccatggTCTTGCCATGGTCTTGATACGGCAATGACCAATGGGCTGAGCGCattcctgtagagagagagagagagagagagagagagagagatgtaagtagACCTGTGCCATGGTCTTAATACGACAATGACCAATGGGCTGAGcgcatttctggagagagagagagagagatctacgtaTTTTATTGATCGCATATTTTATGTCTGGTGACAAGATCTACTTAATACTTCCGAATGGCGCCATACACAAGtaccatgaataaaatatatgcagTTTAGGTACGATTACACTACGTATTTTATATCAGTAAAGGGTCGTatttttccacatatatatacagtatatatatatatgtgtgtgtgtgtgtgtatatacacatatatgtgtgtgcgcgcgcgcgtgtgtgtatgtgatatttatatataaaggtatagcctacatatatatacagataaagatagatagatagataatcgcAAATAAACTTTAAACGCTTAGTAAGTCTTAATAACACACATTTAGTAGACCGAGAGTGCTTATATATAGAGAATCTTCCCATATataagatactatatatatatatatatatatatatgtatatgtatatatatatatatatatatatatacatacatacatatatatacagtatatatatacatatatatatgtatatatatacatataattaattagcaaatattatacaatttaggccgaaggcgaagcgctgggacctacaaggtcattcggagctgaaaggaaaactgagagtgagaggttacaaaggtgtagcaggagaagagcctcgcagttgcactacgaaacaattgttaggagagggtggaaagtaagatggaagaaagaatatgaacagaggcacagtaaaaggagtgaaaggggttgcaggaaGTGAaagaaggaacactgcaaagaaccttaaataatgcactgacggcactatccccctacgggaactTTAGCAAGCATTTCTTCCAAAAACATTCCCGTACACTAGAGGAAAATTACATTTCGTATAGGATTTTCAGATGTCTGAGATatgcacaaaacaaaaattctacAGGACCAAAATGACGTATACAAGTATATACCTCAGTTACTTGGGGAATATTACGGACCGAATGGAAAGCATGAACAAAAACGTATTTCTGATATTAAAGGAATCATAATATTTTATCCTAAAATCTGGAGAGGCAACTCTGAAAATGATATTACATGCTACATAAATCATAAGcaaatcatacaaaaatgtatttcagatatttatgaaataacaataatctaTCCTAAAATCTGTAGAGGAAACccggaaaaaaatgaaattccatgCTACGTAAATCATAAGTAACTGTGTGAACTACTGTGTAACTTACATTTCTTAGCCGTAAGGGTGGACCACGGGTGTTATTTTCCCGAAATTCTTGGGGGACCCTTCTTAACTTGGTGGCTGCCATCCTCACTTTCTGATGAGCACGCTTTGTCAACGAActgtaaggaagaaaaagaaagttattttgtttaccaCATCGACGGGATCTTGATAAATCAACTTTTCAATTACAGATGTTGCAgctttgcaatttattttcacgCTCTTTTAAGAGACACTGTAAAATACTGACCAATGCTGACAAACCCAATAAGGacgtagtaccgtcagtgcacctcacgcggtgcactgtatgcattacttaaggttctttgcagcgtcccttcggcttctagctgcaacccctttcattccctttgctatacctccattcatattctctttcttccatcttgctttccatcccctcgtaacaattgtttcatagtgcaactgcgaggttttcctcctgttatccctttcaaacctttctactttcagtttccctttcagcgctgaatgacctcatcataagCCCCAGTGCTtcacctttggcctaaattgtatattccattccattccaaaatacTGAGCATCAAAAAGATAATATACGGGAAGTGAAAGATAATCCCAACGATATTGTAGGAAGACTTTGACGAACTGTCTCTAGTGACAAGTAATTCCATAATGCAGTTGAGACAATATAATCAAGACCAGACAGTACCCTAAGCACTGAATGGTCGAAAGTTCCCAGTGTTTGGGTTGACAGccttaatttcataaatcaaccaatcaatcttTCTCTGGTGTACTTGTAAATGCTTTTGTTTCTGAGCAACTTGTTCCATTTACTTCACACCTTTCAGTACCTGTCTTCAATCAGTCAATCTTTCTCTGGTGTaaattataaatacttttgtTCTGAACAATTATTTCCAGCTACTTCGCACCTTTCAGAACCCTTGTCCTGAAAACGTTCTCTCTGATCTCATTTACTCCGGGCACTCCAACCCATGAGCCATGACAGCTCTTTTCCAACAACCTTGTCTCCCTAAAAGATTTTCTCTCCGCGCAGTTCCTGTCATTATTGCACCGATCACACGCAGTGCCCTAAGATTAATTGCCTTTGTTCTCTGTAATTATGAAACATTAATACGGGGGCATGTGCCTGCAAACCTCATTCCTACAGTCGTATCATGGTTTATACATGACACACGATCTGCTCTGATGATATTATTGCAGGCATCCAGCAGGAGCAGCCAGCTCCGTAGAGGggcagtgccgccagtgcacctctcttttgaggt
Coding sequences within:
- the LOC136838914 gene encoding uncharacterized protein, which codes for MSGVVGVTSNVSGVVRVKSNVSDVVGVKSSVSGALGVKSNVSGVVGVTSHVSGVVRVKSNVSLDVHQGPPETAFPKVPLERKARWAESWSAVSGFDDNDDNRIVSGGPTTRRKFRDLKIGGSFEIDLKIGRIFEIDLTIGRNFEVDLKIGRSLEIDLKIGRSFEINLKIGRSFEIDLKIGHSFEIDLKIGRSFETDLKIGSSFEIDLKIGRSFEIDLKIGRSLEIDLKMGRSFETDLKIGGSFEVDLKIGRSFEIDLKIGRSFEIDLKIGCSFEIDLKIGHSFETDLKIGRSFEIDLKIGCSFEIDLKIGHNFEKDLKIGRSFEIDLKIGRSFEIDLKIGHSFEIDLKIGRSFEIDLKIGHSFEIDLKIGSSFEIDLKIGRSFEIDLQIGRSFEIDLKIGRSFEIELKIGRSFEIDLKIGHCFEMDLNL